A region of the Leptospiraceae bacterium genome:
TTGCTTATGTTGCACTTCTGGTTTTAACATTTTTTATCGGAAAACGGTAGAAAATACTTGCCACAAAAGGAAAGTACATCTGAAATTATGCATAAGGAGTGCTAGTTTGAAAAATAGAGTTTTTAGAAAGATAATTATTATGCTAAGCCTTTTTGGCTTTATTAGTTTAAGTACAGCAAACTGCTTCGGTAAGTTTGCTCTGGTTAGAAAGGTATACGAAATCCATGACAATATAAAATTAGGTGGTAGTAAGAAAATAGATAGGGTGATTCAATCTTTACCCTTCTATCTCTTTGGAATTGCTGGATTTGTGTATGGAATTTCCGGTCTTGTTGATTTTATTGTCTTCAACTTAATCGAATTTTGGACAGATAGTAATCCACTCGGTCTAAATGAATACGATGAAAACGGACGATATGCTAAAACATTCGAGCAAAACGGTGAGAAGTTTCAATTTGTATATTCAAACTACGGCCAAAGGTTAGATTTAACTTTTGTAAAATCAGGAAATTCGGAAACATTAGTTTTCTTCAAAAATCAAACAGATAAAATATTTAAAGAAGTGAATGGGGAACTCCAAGAAGTGAATACGGAATCCCATGAACTCGGAGATAAGACCCTTATCCAGATGGTGGTAGGTGGAAAACTGAAATCAGAAAAACTCGTTGAAACCAACAGTCTAAATGATCTAAAAACAACCTATTCCGGATATTCCCTATAAACAAAATTTGAAAGTGGAGCTATTTCGCTTCACTTTCGAAGCCAAATAACTCTTCAGGTCTCAGTTCATCATGAATATACATATCGGCAGTAATAGCGGTTGTGGAGTGGCCTAACCAATTCGCTATAGCTTTTAGTGATTTCCCTTCTTTCAACCACTTTGTTGCAAAGAAATGTCGAAAGTCATGAGGAGTAACTTCTTTCCCTAAAAGTTTTTTGGAAAGGTTCCGCAAACGATATAACACATTTTTCCTGTATCGTTCCACATACAATTCTTTTCTTTTTGAGTAGGAAAGTCCCTCTTCTACTGGCATAAAGCCTTCATCCTGAAAAACATAAGTTCTTCCTTGAAATGTATCAATAGCAGCTTCATAAAGATTCTTTGGAATATAGTTTCTTCTTTCTTTTTTACCCTTCCCGGTAAAATCGATTCGAACAAACTTTTCTTCCACCTGGCAGCGTTTTATTTCTAACAATATCAGTTCATGTATCCTCATTCCCGTTGAAGCTAAAAAACGGATAATCAGTTTTAATTTATCATCTGCTTTTATTTCTTTGAAACGACCGGTGCTCGCAGGTTTACACCTGAAATCTTCATATACTCCTCCCTCTAAAAGCTGCTCGATTTCTTCTTCGGAGATAAGATCCTTTTCATAAATTTTACTATCTCTCCTACCGGTTTTCACTTCCTTAAACACCTGTTCAAGTGCTGCCTTAAATTCGAAATAATGAGGATTTCCTAAAAAAGTTTTTTCTATGGATTTTTTAATTGCATTCTTATATACATGGACGGTAGAAATGGAAAACCATTCTTGAAGGTCTCCAAAAAAACGGAAAAGGTTCGGAACCGAGAGTTCGAGTCGATAATCTTCAAGGTATTTATTAAATTGTCGTATACAGGAATCATAGGTGTTTTCCTCGATCATCTGTAAGGACTTCTGTATTTGGGTTTTATTCAGTTCTCTTGACAATTCTTCCTCATAAGCCGGAAATATTTTTTTACACCCAGGAGAACGCT
Encoded here:
- a CDS encoding site-specific integrase, with the protein product MSRELNKTQIQKSLQMIEENTYDSCIRQFNKYLEDYRLELSVPNLFRFFGDLQEWFSISTVHVYKNAIKKSIEKTFLGNPHYFEFKAALEQVFKEVKTGRRDSKIYEKDLISEEEIEQLLEGGVYEDFRCKPASTGRFKEIKADDKLKLIIRFLASTGMRIHELILLEIKRCQVEEKFVRIDFTGKGKKERRNYIPKNLYEAAIDTFQGRTYVFQDEGFMPVEEGLSYSKRKELYVERYRKNVLYRLRNLSKKLLGKEVTPHDFRHFFATKWLKEGKSLKAIANWLGHSTTAITADMYIHDELRPEELFGFESEAK
- a CDS encoding DUF3332 family protein, with protein sequence MKNRVFRKIIIMLSLFGFISLSTANCFGKFALVRKVYEIHDNIKLGGSKKIDRVIQSLPFYLFGIAGFVYGISGLVDFIVFNLIEFWTDSNPLGLNEYDENGRYAKTFEQNGEKFQFVYSNYGQRLDLTFVKSGNSETLVFFKNQTDKIFKEVNGELQEVNTESHELGDKTLIQMVVGGKLKSEKLVETNSLNDLKTTYSGYSL